One genomic region from Bacteroidota bacterium encodes:
- a CDS encoding AMIN domain-containing protein: protein MKKTIGLICTILLLTAGSSFAAAKVSNVELTWQDGFTVAHVDVQGAVRFSHQTEEAKDGRPFRVIVDILSATHNLGQKTFSDVPTCPVTNIRTSQFAVSPEKVVRLVFDMR, encoded by the coding sequence ATGAAGAAGACAATTGGTCTCATTTGCACGATACTCTTGCTGACCGCCGGCTCCTCGTTCGCCGCCGCCAAGGTGTCCAACGTCGAGCTGACCTGGCAGGACGGGTTCACCGTTGCACACGTGGATGTTCAGGGGGCTGTCCGCTTCTCGCATCAAACCGAGGAAGCCAAGGACGGCCGGCCGTTCCGCGTCATTGTCGATATCCTGTCGGCGACGCATAATCTCGGCCAGAAAACATTCTCTGATGTCCCCACGTGCCCGGTCACCAACATCCGCACCAGCCAGTTTGCGGTCTCGCCGGAGAAGGTCGTGCGACTCGTATTCGACATGCGCC